One part of the Vidua chalybeata isolate OUT-0048 chromosome 11, bVidCha1 merged haplotype, whole genome shotgun sequence genome encodes these proteins:
- the TPPP3 gene encoding tubulin polymerization-promoting protein family member 3 isoform X2 — translation MAGNAEMASLEESFRKFAIYGDTKATGQEMNGKNWAKLCKDCKVTDGKSVTSTDVDIVFSKVKGKTARVINYEEFKKALEELAPKRFKDKSKEEAYEAICQLVAGKEPINVGVTKAKTVGAVERLTDTSKYTGSHKERFDESGKGKGKSGRENIVDTSGYVSAYKNAGTYDAKVKK, via the exons atgGCCGGGAATGCTGAGATGGCATCCCTGGAAGAGAGCTTCCGCAAATTCGCCATCTACGGCGACACCAAGGCGACGGGGCAGGAGATGAACGGGAAGAACTGGGCCAAGCTGTGCAAAGACTGCAAAGTCACCGACGGCAAAAGCGTCACCAGCACCGACGTGGACATTGTCTTCTCCAAGGTGAA AGGGAAGACAGCTCGTGTCATCAACTATGAGGAGTTCAAGAAGGCGCTGGAGGAGCTGGCCCCCAAGAGGTTTAAGGACAAGAGCAAAGAGGAGGCGTACGAagccatctgccagctggtggcagggaaggagcccaTTAACGTGGGTGTCACG AAAGCCAAGACAGTAGGAGCTGTGGAGAGGCTGACGGACACCTCCAAGTACACGGGCTCCCACAAGGAGCGCTTTGATGAGAGCGGCAAGGGCAAGGGCAAGAGCGGGCGGGAGAACATCGTGGACACCAGCGGCTACGTCAGTGCCTACAAGAACGCGGGCACCTACGACGCCAAAGTCAAAAAGTAG
- the TPPP3 gene encoding tubulin polymerization-promoting protein family member 3 isoform X1: MLGVLGAWCCQHPDPAAEPPPLPAFLLLLLLLLLLPSRAFKQPAELCRAASKSLGGAGPICPLSCSPMAGNAEMASLEESFRKFAIYGDTKATGQEMNGKNWAKLCKDCKVTDGKSVTSTDVDIVFSKVKGKTARVINYEEFKKALEELAPKRFKDKSKEEAYEAICQLVAGKEPINVGVTKAKTVGAVERLTDTSKYTGSHKERFDESGKGKGKSGRENIVDTSGYVSAYKNAGTYDAKVKK, encoded by the exons aTGCTGGGGGTACTCGGCGCGTG GTGCTGCCAACACCCCgatcctgctgcagagcctccaCCCTTGccagccttcctcctcctcctcctcctcctcctcctgttgcCCTCGAGGGCCTTCAAGcagccagctgagctctgccgTGCAGCCAGCAAGAGCCTGGGTGGTGCTGGGCCCATCTGccccctgtcctgcagccccatgGCCGGGAATGCTGAGATGGCATCCCTGGAAGAGAGCTTCCGCAAATTCGCCATCTACGGCGACACCAAGGCGACGGGGCAGGAGATGAACGGGAAGAACTGGGCCAAGCTGTGCAAAGACTGCAAAGTCACCGACGGCAAAAGCGTCACCAGCACCGACGTGGACATTGTCTTCTCCAAGGTGAA AGGGAAGACAGCTCGTGTCATCAACTATGAGGAGTTCAAGAAGGCGCTGGAGGAGCTGGCCCCCAAGAGGTTTAAGGACAAGAGCAAAGAGGAGGCGTACGAagccatctgccagctggtggcagggaaggagcccaTTAACGTGGGTGTCACG AAAGCCAAGACAGTAGGAGCTGTGGAGAGGCTGACGGACACCTCCAAGTACACGGGCTCCCACAAGGAGCGCTTTGATGAGAGCGGCAAGGGCAAGGGCAAGAGCGGGCGGGAGAACATCGTGGACACCAGCGGCTACGTCAGTGCCTACAAGAACGCGGGCACCTACGACGCCAAAGTCAAAAAGTAG